The Geomonas ferrireducens genome includes a window with the following:
- a CDS encoding PfaD family polyunsaturated fatty acid/polyketide biosynthesis protein, whose product MDLFSLQGDASVRSARPDSFEPDAMSLQEALREIRHPLYLQKKDGALVPHLGDAAGLASFAGYAPACLPENLGDPSFCRELGIRYPYLGGSMAKGISSAAMAEELGRAGMLGFFGAAGLPIAKVAETADRLKASLGDIPYGFNLIHSPHEPELEKELAELYIRKGVRIIEASAFLGLTLPLVRYRLHGISRAADGSIVTPNRIVAKVSREELAAKFFAPAPEKLLRALVENGSITPEQAELAAHVPLAQDVTAEADSGGHTDNRPAMALFPTILSLAARLERQYGYDCRLRVGLGGGISTPASCAAAFAMGAAYVMTGSVNQACVESGTSDTVRALLAGTRQADVTMAPAADMFEMGVTVQVLKRGTMFPMRAAKLYEIYRAYGSIDEIPAAEREKLEKTMFLAPLEDIWRGTRDYFLKRDPSQVERSERDPKHKMALVFRWYLGMGAHWAKDGVENRKMDYQVWCGPAMGAFNEWAAGTFLETPAERRIVTVALNILHGAAHLTRANFLRAQGIDLRQEEIAPQPLDIAQIKEYLC is encoded by the coding sequence TTGGATCTATTTTCACTTCAGGGCGATGCGAGCGTTCGCTCTGCCAGACCCGACAGTTTCGAGCCTGACGCTATGAGCCTCCAAGAGGCGCTTCGTGAGATACGCCATCCCCTGTACCTGCAGAAGAAAGACGGTGCCCTCGTTCCCCACCTTGGGGATGCCGCGGGACTGGCTTCCTTCGCCGGATACGCCCCCGCGTGCCTCCCGGAAAACCTGGGCGACCCCTCCTTTTGCCGCGAACTCGGCATCCGCTACCCCTACCTTGGCGGCTCCATGGCCAAGGGGATCAGTTCCGCCGCAATGGCCGAGGAACTTGGGCGCGCCGGCATGCTCGGCTTCTTCGGCGCCGCCGGGCTCCCGATAGCGAAGGTCGCCGAAACGGCAGACCGCCTGAAAGCCTCCCTGGGCGACATCCCGTACGGCTTCAACCTGATCCATTCTCCGCACGAGCCCGAGCTCGAGAAGGAACTGGCCGAGCTTTACATCCGTAAAGGGGTGCGCATCATCGAGGCATCCGCATTCCTAGGCCTCACCCTTCCCCTGGTGCGCTACCGCCTGCACGGCATAAGCCGCGCCGCGGACGGCAGCATCGTCACGCCGAACCGTATCGTCGCCAAGGTGTCGCGTGAAGAACTCGCCGCCAAGTTCTTCGCCCCCGCCCCGGAAAAGCTCCTGCGCGCACTGGTGGAGAACGGCTCCATCACGCCGGAGCAGGCCGAGCTCGCAGCCCACGTCCCCCTCGCCCAAGACGTAACCGCCGAGGCGGATTCCGGCGGGCATACCGACAACCGCCCCGCCATGGCGCTTTTCCCGACCATCCTCTCGCTCGCCGCGCGCCTCGAGCGCCAGTACGGCTACGACTGCAGGCTGCGCGTCGGCCTCGGCGGAGGCATCTCGACCCCGGCCTCCTGCGCCGCAGCGTTCGCCATGGGAGCCGCCTACGTCATGACCGGTTCCGTCAACCAGGCCTGCGTCGAGTCCGGCACCTCCGACACGGTGCGCGCGCTTCTGGCCGGCACCCGCCAGGCCGACGTCACCATGGCCCCCGCTGCCGACATGTTCGAGATGGGGGTCACCGTGCAGGTCCTCAAACGTGGGACCATGTTCCCGATGCGTGCCGCGAAGCTCTACGAGATCTACCGCGCCTACGGCAGCATCGATGAGATCCCGGCCGCGGAACGCGAGAAACTGGAAAAAACCATGTTCCTCGCGCCGCTTGAGGATATCTGGCGCGGCACCCGCGACTACTTCCTGAAGCGCGACCCGTCCCAGGTCGAGCGCAGCGAGCGCGACCCCAAGCACAAGATGGCGCTCGTCTTCCGCTGGTACCTCGGCATGGGCGCCCACTGGGCGAAAGACGGCGTGGAAAACCGCAAGATGGACTACCAGGTTTGGTGCGGCCCCGCCATGGGGGCCTTCAACGAATGGGCCGCGGGCACCTTCCTGGAGACGCCCGCCGAACGTAGGATCGTCACGGTAGCGCTCAACATCCTGCACGGTGCGGCGCACCTCACCCGCGCCAACTTCCTGCGCGCCCAGGGGATCGACCTCAGGCAGGAAGAGATCGCACCGCAACCTCTCGATATCGCACAAATCAAGGAGTACCTTTGTTGA
- a CDS encoding rubredoxin: MQRWICTICQYVYDPAEGDPVNDVPPDVSFEELLPDWHCPVCEAAKSFFEPLAEEPH; the protein is encoded by the coding sequence ATGCAGAGATGGATCTGTACCATCTGTCAGTACGTCTACGATCCTGCCGAAGGTGATCCTGTCAACGATGTCCCGCCGGACGTATCCTTCGAGGAACTGCTCCCTGACTGGCACTGCCCGGTATGCGAGGCGGCCAAGAGCTTTTTCGAACCCCTGGCGGAAGAACCACACTGA
- a CDS encoding arylesterase produces MPPSRKLLTLFALTLCSAITAGPAIAAGTAKPATSSSQGTIVAFGDSLTAGYGVAESDSYPAQLQRKLHQAGLQWTVINAGISGETSSGALARVDWVMKLKPDIVILETGANDGLRGQDPELTRKNLDSIITKLQSKNVVVVLAGMRMLKNLGPAYTSKFAEVYRRVAKEHKTILIPFFLDKVAGKEGLNLSDGVHPTGKGYAIVTETIYPYVTKAISQKTRR; encoded by the coding sequence ATGCCCCCCTCCCGCAAGCTTCTCACCCTCTTCGCCCTAACCCTCTGCTCGGCCATCACCGCCGGTCCGGCCATCGCCGCCGGTACCGCGAAGCCCGCGACAAGCTCCTCCCAGGGCACCATAGTAGCCTTCGGCGACAGCCTCACGGCCGGCTACGGCGTGGCCGAAAGCGACTCTTACCCAGCACAATTGCAGCGCAAGCTGCACCAGGCCGGGCTTCAATGGACCGTGATCAACGCCGGGATCAGCGGTGAAACAAGCTCCGGAGCGCTTGCCCGCGTCGACTGGGTCATGAAGCTCAAGCCCGACATCGTCATCCTGGAAACCGGCGCCAACGACGGCTTGCGCGGTCAGGACCCGGAGCTCACCCGGAAGAACCTCGACAGCATCATCACAAAGCTCCAGTCCAAAAACGTGGTCGTAGTACTCGCCGGAATGCGCATGCTGAAAAACCTGGGTCCTGCCTACACGAGCAAGTTCGCCGAGGTGTACCGCCGCGTCGCCAAGGAGCACAAGACCATCCTGATCCCGTTTTTCCTGGACAAGGTCGCCGGCAAGGAAGGTCTCAACCTCTCAGACGGCGTCCATCCGACCGGCAAGGGGTACGCCATCGTAACCGAAACCATCTACCCCTACGTCACCAAGGCGATAAGTCAGAAGACGCGGCGCTGA
- a CDS encoding ABC transporter ATP-binding protein has product MTILQANEITKQYRIGNRDITVLDSVTLEVAQGEFLVVKGESGSGKSTLLTILSGLDRPDRGRISIEGRDITDLEEDALAPLRNSTFGFVFQSFHLVPSLSALENVMFPAELKGDKAARTKALALLDRVGLSHRVASFPHQLSGGEKQRCAICRALINDPRIIFADEPTGNLDSVNGEAILALLLELQREHGTTMILVTHSPEIAGSADRVITLKDGRIVTGADHG; this is encoded by the coding sequence ATGACCATCCTGCAGGCCAACGAGATCACAAAGCAGTACCGCATCGGCAACCGGGACATCACCGTCCTCGACAGCGTCACCCTGGAGGTAGCCCAAGGAGAATTCCTGGTGGTTAAGGGTGAGAGCGGCAGCGGCAAGTCGACGCTCCTCACCATCCTCTCCGGCCTGGACCGCCCGGACCGCGGGCGCATCTCCATCGAGGGGCGCGACATCACCGACCTGGAGGAAGATGCCCTCGCTCCGCTAAGAAACAGCACCTTCGGCTTCGTGTTCCAGTCCTTCCACCTGGTCCCCTCACTTAGCGCGCTGGAAAACGTCATGTTCCCGGCCGAGCTCAAGGGGGACAAGGCGGCGCGCACCAAGGCTCTTGCCCTTTTGGACCGGGTAGGCCTTTCTCACCGGGTCGCCAGTTTCCCGCACCAGCTCTCGGGAGGGGAGAAGCAGCGCTGCGCCATCTGCCGGGCGCTGATCAACGACCCGCGCATCATCTTCGCCGACGAACCGACCGGCAACCTCGATTCGGTGAACGGCGAGGCGATCCTCGCCCTGCTGCTGGAACTTCAGCGCGAGCACGGCACCACCATGATCCTCGTCACCCACAGCCCGGAAATAGCCGGGAGTGCCGACCGGGTCATCACGCTTAAAGACGGCCGGATCGTCACGGGCGCCGACCATGGTTAA
- a CDS encoding response regulator translates to MSYVHHTVLLVDSDSDQAHFTRLALQRVGVITPVQLARDGEEAIAYLSGAGDFGDRELHPLPMLMLLDLKLPHISGVGLLSWLREQQALRRLPVVVLTVPVPAADLNRAYELGCNSFLIKPNSFNALLVLMQGVAQYWLGFNVTPGVGAEAAEVGGQYGPAA, encoded by the coding sequence ATGAGCTACGTGCACCACACCGTTCTTCTTGTCGACAGCGACTCCGACCAGGCGCATTTCACGCGACTGGCCCTGCAACGCGTCGGTGTGATCACGCCGGTGCAACTGGCGCGCGATGGCGAGGAGGCCATCGCCTACCTAAGCGGCGCCGGAGACTTCGGTGATCGTGAACTGCATCCCCTGCCTATGCTGATGCTGCTCGACCTCAAGTTGCCGCACATCTCGGGGGTGGGGCTTCTCTCCTGGCTGCGCGAACAGCAGGCGCTCAGGCGGCTTCCCGTCGTGGTGCTCACCGTCCCCGTCCCTGCCGCTGACTTGAACCGCGCCTACGAACTCGGCTGCAACTCCTTTCTTATCAAACCCAATTCTTTCAATGCCCTCCTTGTGCTGATGCAGGGGGTGGCGCAGTACTGGCTTGGCTTCAACGTTACTCCCGGGGTTGGCGCGGAAGCTGCGGAGGTCGGTGGGCAGTACGGCCCGGCCGCCTAG
- a CDS encoding universal stress protein: MENYKRVLVVNRMSEYCRDAVQAGISIARKYGSELMVLHIATNPEGTMSMAGGALNAPSAIPDEVKNYASIQERAKEELEQMIGQEIRAGLPIKVIIKEGKPVDEIVQTVKDERIDLMVLLSHEEGRIEHMLFGRDNDAVLRRMPCSILLIKREPESVEW, translated from the coding sequence ATGGAAAATTACAAACGCGTTCTCGTGGTAAACAGGATGAGTGAGTACTGTCGGGATGCGGTCCAGGCAGGGATCTCGATCGCCAGGAAGTACGGCTCGGAGCTCATGGTTCTGCATATCGCCACCAACCCGGAGGGGACCATGAGCATGGCGGGGGGTGCGCTGAACGCCCCGAGTGCCATTCCGGACGAGGTGAAGAACTACGCGAGCATTCAGGAGCGGGCAAAGGAAGAGCTTGAGCAGATGATCGGACAGGAAATCCGGGCCGGGCTGCCGATCAAGGTGATCATCAAGGAAGGCAAACCGGTAGACGAGATCGTGCAGACGGTGAAAGACGAGCGGATCGACCTGATGGTACTCCTTTCCCACGAGGAGGGACGCATAGAGCACATGCTCTTCGGAAGGGACAACGACGCCGTCCTGCGCAGGATGCCTTGCAGCATCCTGCTCATAAAGCGCGAGCCCGAATCGGTGGAGTGGTAG
- a CDS encoding DUF4136 domain-containing protein has product MRNLFRIAVLICLTAMLCSCASVSMVDTWRNPSLRGEGIHKVLVVGFSPKQSSRVVYEDTLVSELSRHGVEGVASYSVIQGSALPDWYALDRAVRRVGAQAVLTVQTIKVERQTTVQPSAVATPYPGYWYPPAFPDWDFPGYYRSMAMYGPTYVTTYDIATMQVNLFDARSDKLLWAGTVEATEPEKVTRVGKELASKVVKALRKEGVL; this is encoded by the coding sequence ATGCGTAACCTGTTCAGGATAGCCGTCCTTATTTGCCTTACCGCCATGCTTTGCTCCTGTGCTTCGGTCTCGATGGTCGATACCTGGCGCAACCCGTCGCTGCGCGGCGAAGGGATCCACAAGGTGCTGGTGGTCGGGTTCTCCCCGAAACAGTCGAGCCGCGTGGTGTACGAGGACACCCTGGTGAGCGAATTGAGCCGCCACGGAGTCGAGGGGGTCGCGAGCTACTCGGTCATCCAGGGGAGTGCGCTTCCCGACTGGTACGCGCTGGACCGCGCCGTCAGACGGGTCGGTGCGCAGGCCGTCCTTACCGTGCAGACCATCAAGGTCGAGCGCCAGACCACGGTGCAGCCGAGCGCCGTCGCCACGCCGTACCCCGGCTACTGGTACCCGCCCGCCTTCCCGGACTGGGATTTCCCCGGTTACTACCGCTCCATGGCCATGTACGGGCCGACCTACGTGACCACTTACGACATCGCCACCATGCAGGTGAACCTCTTCGACGCACGTTCGGACAAACTGCTATGGGCCGGGACCGTCGAGGCGACCGAACCGGAGAAGGTGACCCGCGTCGGCAAGGAACTGGCTAGTAAGGTGGTCAAGGCGCTCCGCAAGGAAGGTGTTCTTTAG
- a CDS encoding ABC transporter permease: MVNTRFILRQMTGAKRQCAVFILCVALSMVTLVSLGSFRESVDRSLLRDAQSLHAGDIIVRSHAPLPAPLENEIARLVRTGEVKTARYWDFYTVVQKAKDEGSLLCDLKVAEPAYPFYGQVTLRSGRPLKEVLKAGSVVVEQQFLDRLRVRVGDAVKVGNATLVVRDVVLAEPDRPVNFFSLGPRVFVAAADREALGLIGLGSRVDHVTLLQLPDQGKLDATAERLGKLADQSRVRVETYRNAGSRVKRFFDNLLFFLNLSGIFTLLLSGFGIQSTLFALLKEQEKTIAVMKALGAGSRFIIGHFLALTLALGLIGTLLGLGGSVFLQHLLPALFSGLIPARVTLQISSNAVWQGMSIGLMAVLLFTALPLYRLKEVKPRAIFGQEETTALWSRSTWLIAGAGTIFFLGMVLLRLRDLKTGLYFMAALVLLILVSYLLARLALHLLRRSAPGNLVLRQALKGLFRPHNATLSIMVTLSAALGVIFSITLVEKNLDTSFIESFPPGAPNVFLIDIQPGQKEEVAGLLGPGATYYPIVKGTVSAINGAVIDPEKERQSRGDNLGREMNLTYRNGLITDEMIVSGMTLFRKDWGDALQVSVLDTVLKMHEMKVGDSITFRIQGVPMTARVASIRTRTSSGFTPFFYFVFPEQALSDAPHTIFAAVRVDKRKISALQNQVVARFPNVNVIDLTETAQLFGRIMGKFSTIVRFFTSFSIVAGVLIVVGSVFATRYARIQEAVYFTVLGARRRFVLGVFAVENLVIGSVSGFIALLMSQVASRLICTKGLDMTYAPYPVDSLLLVVATTALVELVALSVTIPLVRQKPVIFLREQTDE; encoded by the coding sequence ATGGTTAACACCCGCTTCATCCTGCGCCAGATGACCGGCGCGAAACGCCAGTGCGCGGTCTTCATCCTCTGCGTCGCCCTCTCCATGGTCACCCTCGTCTCCTTAGGCAGCTTCAGGGAAAGCGTTGACCGCTCGCTCTTACGCGACGCCCAGTCGCTGCACGCAGGCGACATCATCGTCAGATCCCACGCCCCCCTACCCGCTCCGCTCGAGAATGAAATCGCGCGGCTCGTCCGGACAGGCGAAGTAAAAACTGCCCGCTACTGGGACTTTTACACGGTGGTCCAGAAAGCAAAGGATGAAGGATCGCTGCTGTGCGATCTGAAAGTGGCGGAGCCCGCGTACCCCTTTTACGGGCAGGTGACGCTTCGCTCCGGCCGCCCCCTCAAAGAGGTGCTGAAAGCCGGGAGCGTGGTCGTCGAGCAGCAGTTCCTGGACCGTTTGCGGGTGCGCGTCGGGGATGCCGTGAAGGTGGGCAACGCGACGCTCGTCGTGCGCGACGTGGTGCTCGCCGAACCGGACCGGCCGGTGAACTTCTTCTCGCTTGGTCCGCGTGTTTTCGTCGCCGCTGCCGATCGTGAGGCGCTCGGATTGATCGGGCTTGGCAGCCGGGTCGATCACGTGACCCTTTTGCAGCTTCCGGACCAGGGAAAGCTCGATGCGACGGCAGAGCGTCTGGGCAAACTGGCCGACCAGTCGCGGGTGCGCGTGGAGACCTACCGGAACGCCGGTTCGCGGGTGAAGCGCTTCTTCGACAACCTCCTTTTCTTCCTGAACCTGAGCGGCATCTTCACCCTGCTCCTCTCCGGCTTCGGGATCCAGAGCACGCTTTTCGCGCTACTGAAGGAACAAGAGAAGACCATCGCGGTGATGAAGGCCCTGGGGGCCGGGAGCCGCTTCATCATCGGCCATTTCCTCGCCCTGACCCTAGCGCTCGGCCTCATCGGGACGCTGCTGGGGCTAGGGGGCAGCGTATTCCTGCAGCACCTCCTTCCCGCACTGTTCAGCGGCCTCATCCCGGCGCGGGTGACGCTGCAGATCTCGTCCAACGCCGTCTGGCAGGGGATGTCCATCGGTCTCATGGCGGTATTGCTCTTCACCGCCCTCCCCCTGTACCGCCTGAAGGAAGTGAAGCCACGCGCCATCTTCGGCCAGGAGGAGACGACCGCCCTCTGGAGCCGTTCCACCTGGCTCATCGCCGGTGCGGGAACCATCTTCTTCCTCGGCATGGTGCTGTTGCGGCTGCGCGACCTGAAGACGGGTCTCTACTTCATGGCTGCGCTGGTGCTCCTCATTCTCGTTTCCTACCTGCTTGCCCGTCTGGCGCTGCACCTTCTCAGAAGGAGCGCTCCCGGAAATCTCGTGCTGCGGCAGGCGTTGAAGGGGCTTTTCCGGCCGCACAACGCGACCCTATCCATCATGGTGACGCTATCGGCGGCGCTTGGGGTCATCTTCTCGATCACCCTGGTGGAGAAGAACCTCGACACCTCCTTCATCGAATCGTTTCCCCCAGGGGCGCCAAACGTCTTCCTGATCGACATCCAGCCCGGACAGAAGGAAGAGGTCGCCGGTCTCCTCGGCCCGGGCGCCACTTACTACCCCATCGTCAAGGGGACGGTAAGCGCCATCAACGGAGCGGTCATCGATCCGGAAAAGGAGCGGCAGTCGCGGGGAGACAACCTCGGCCGCGAGATGAACCTGACCTACCGGAACGGGCTTATCACCGATGAAATGATCGTTTCCGGTATGACCCTCTTCAGGAAAGACTGGGGCGACGCCCTGCAGGTCTCCGTGCTGGACACGGTGCTCAAGATGCACGAGATGAAGGTGGGCGACAGCATCACCTTCCGGATCCAGGGGGTGCCGATGACCGCACGGGTTGCCAGCATCAGGACCCGCACCAGCAGCGGCTTCACCCCGTTTTTTTATTTCGTCTTTCCCGAGCAGGCGCTCTCCGACGCGCCGCACACAATCTTCGCCGCGGTGCGCGTGGACAAACGGAAGATTTCAGCGTTGCAGAACCAGGTGGTGGCACGTTTTCCCAACGTCAACGTGATCGATCTCACCGAAACCGCCCAGCTCTTCGGCAGGATCATGGGGAAGTTCTCCACCATCGTCCGTTTTTTCACCTCGTTCAGCATCGTCGCCGGGGTGCTTATCGTGGTAGGATCGGTTTTCGCCACACGATATGCGCGCATACAGGAAGCCGTTTATTTCACCGTTTTGGGAGCAAGGAGGCGGTTCGTGCTCGGCGTATTTGCCGTGGAGAACCTCGTGATCGGCAGTGTAAGCGGGTTCATCGCCCTGTTGATGTCCCAGGTTGCGAGCCGGCTGATCTGCACGAAGGGGCTGGACATGACCTATGCCCCCTACCCCGTCGACAGCCTCTTGTTGGTGGTCGCGACCACCGCGCTGGTAGAGCTGGTCGCCTTATCAGTGACCATCCCCCTGGTCCGTCAAAAGCCGGTAATCTTCCTCCGCGAGCAAACCGATGAATAG
- a CDS encoding sensor histidine kinase, producing MDMEQAEQLYRLMFTNMREGLAILRLDVRDPEAMPLIIEMNPAAVKLCQCRSFNFGNCRVTDCFPGWLEAEGFRETCHRIAAFGGSQELGEVSYEGHFYRIRVFALTEEHLGFVISDCTKYRQEEEKIAQLNARLEYEAATLERRVAERTSQLEEINEELDTFAFSVSHDLRAPIRAMHAFAEILLDDEFQSPAERNAYLVRIKTAAQGMDRLIQDLLAYSRVSRQEITLEPVSLQQAVRDASQQLELASGGKGYRIEVAGDLPDVIAHHTVLVQVLLNLMTNGIKFVPKGVVPLLRIWAEDSGEYCRLYIQDNGIGIGIPPQHQERIFKIFERLHSIESYPGTGVGLAIVRKAVQRLGGHIGLESQEGEGSRFWIELKKEQ from the coding sequence ATGGACATGGAACAGGCCGAACAACTCTACCGACTGATGTTCACCAACATGAGAGAAGGGCTGGCCATCCTGCGCCTGGACGTTAGAGACCCGGAGGCAATGCCCCTCATCATCGAGATGAACCCGGCAGCCGTAAAACTATGTCAATGCCGGTCCTTCAACTTCGGCAATTGCAGGGTCACCGATTGCTTCCCCGGCTGGCTCGAGGCGGAGGGGTTCCGTGAGACCTGTCACCGGATCGCGGCCTTCGGCGGTTCCCAGGAACTGGGCGAGGTAAGCTACGAAGGGCACTTCTACCGGATCAGGGTCTTCGCCCTCACCGAGGAGCATCTGGGCTTCGTGATCAGCGATTGCACGAAGTACCGGCAGGAGGAGGAGAAAATAGCGCAACTGAACGCGCGCCTGGAATACGAGGCCGCCACCTTGGAGCGCCGCGTCGCCGAGCGTACCTCGCAGCTCGAGGAGATCAACGAGGAGCTCGACACTTTCGCCTTCTCGGTCTCCCACGACCTGCGCGCTCCCATTCGTGCCATGCACGCCTTCGCGGAAATCCTGCTCGACGATGAATTCCAGTCCCCAGCCGAGCGAAACGCCTACCTGGTGCGCATCAAGACGGCAGCCCAGGGGATGGACCGGCTGATCCAGGATCTTCTTGCCTATAGCCGTGTGAGCCGCCAGGAGATCACCCTGGAGCCGGTGAGCCTGCAACAGGCGGTCCGGGATGCCTCTCAGCAGTTGGAGCTCGCCAGCGGCGGCAAGGGGTACCGCATTGAGGTCGCAGGAGATCTCCCCGATGTGATCGCGCACCACACGGTGCTTGTGCAGGTGCTGCTGAACCTGATGACCAACGGCATCAAGTTCGTGCCGAAAGGGGTGGTACCGCTGCTGCGCATCTGGGCTGAGGACTCCGGTGAATACTGCCGCCTCTACATCCAGGACAACGGCATCGGCATCGGCATCCCGCCTCAGCATCAGGAGAGGATCTTCAAGATCTTCGAGCGGCTGCACAGTATCGAGAGTTACCCGGGTACCGGGGTTGGGCTCGCCATCGTCCGGAAGGCCGTGCAGCGGCTGGGGGGGCACATCGGGCTTGAATCGCAGGAGGGGGAGGGGAGCAGGTTCTGGATCGAACTTAAGAAGGAGCAGTAG
- a CDS encoding DNA-3-methyladenine glycosylase: MTPLPRSFYDRDTVTVAHELLGAYLVHDVAGETRVGKIVEVEAYLGEEDLAAHSSRGLTPRTRILFGPPGFAYVYLIYGIHCCLNVVTEREGNACAVLLRALEPVRNVNERTCGPGLLCRAMGIDLRCNGHDLLSGDLFIAACRDEEERRIVARPRIGVAYAGDWAAKPLRFYLAENPHVSKR, encoded by the coding sequence TTGACACCGCTGCCGCGCTCCTTCTACGATCGGGACACGGTAACCGTCGCACACGAGCTTTTAGGAGCCTACCTCGTCCATGATGTTGCCGGAGAGACGCGGGTGGGGAAGATCGTCGAAGTCGAGGCCTACCTGGGGGAGGAGGATCTTGCCGCTCACTCCTCCAGGGGGCTCACCCCGCGCACCCGCATCCTCTTCGGTCCACCCGGCTTTGCCTACGTCTACCTCATCTATGGCATTCACTGCTGCTTGAACGTGGTCACCGAGCGTGAAGGAAACGCCTGTGCCGTGCTGCTGCGCGCCCTCGAACCGGTGCGAAACGTAAACGAGCGAACCTGCGGTCCGGGGCTTCTCTGTCGCGCCATGGGCATCGATTTGCGCTGTAACGGTCACGACCTTTTGAGCGGAGACCTCTTCATCGCGGCATGCAGAGACGAAGAGGAGAGGCGCATCGTTGCGCGTCCGCGCATCGGCGTTGCCTACGCCGGTGATTGGGCCGCCAAGCCGCTTCGCTTCTACCTTGCCGAAAATCCGCATGTATCAAAACGCTGA